The genomic window ATAATTTTGATTTAGCGGAACTGATAGCGCACTTGGCAATCCGGTAGATTCTATAATTCCATCGAAAACTTTTGATCCGCGATCCAGTGTTTTTGTGCTTAAGCCCGAACGGACCAATGAATTTTCAGTTGCATTGAATACATCGCCGCCTACCCGGATATCGACCATAAAGGAGAGTGAGAAATTTTTATAGTTGAAGGTATTGGTAATGCCCGAAGTAAAATCGGGGTTTCGGTCGCCAATATTAGCTAAAGCTGTTTGCACTTGCGGATAGCCGGTATTACTCAGCAACAGCTGTCCCTGGGCATTCCGCTTCCAAACATTGCCGTTGATACCAAATAAACTTCCGTTTAAGAATGCGGCGCCCTGAGCTGCATTTGCAGCCACCCAAGCATCAGATAGTTCCACCCGATCTAAAGCACCTGGAAGTTCTTTCACAATTGATTTATTATGTGCAAAGTTGATATCGATGGTCCACCTAAAATCTTTTTTGACAATCGCCTGTGCATTTAATACCACCTCAATTCCTTTATTCTGAATGGCACCTCCATTTAGATAAGTAAGGAAAGCTCCGGCTGATGGTGGAACCCTGGTTGCCAATATCTGGTTATCGGATTTGCTTCTGTAATAGGTAAAATCAATACCAAATCGGTTTTTGATGAACCTTAAGTCTGCTCCAACCTCAAATGCCCGGGTAAACTCAGGTACAAGCTGTGGATTTCCAAATGCATTGTTGGCATTGGTAATAAAACCGCGTGGATTGATGGTGAATGTATTGGTAACGGCAGCAAGTGATGTTGTAGTTACATGTGGTGGTGCATCTTTACCTACATTGGAATATGCCGCCCTGATCTTTCCGTATGAAAAAATCTGATCATCAGATTTTAGCTTAAGCTCTTTCAATAAATCTGTTAAAACAACAGAAGTACTTATTGCCGGATAAAAGAAAGCATTATCGCCAACCGGAATAGTTGAGGTCCAATCGTTCCGCGCCCTTAAGTTTACGTAGATAATATTCTTCCAATCGAAGTTAAAATCGCCAAATACCCCTACAATCCTTCTGCGGTTTAGGGTTTCAGAAACAGACCGATCGGTAGCAACCGTGTTGTTAATACTTGGAAAAGTTGGATCTATAAAATTGATGGCATTGGCCGTTAGGGTTTGCACCCTGGTATTTTCGACGTTGTTACCAATGGCCAGGCTGAAGTTATAATCGTTCCAGAAAGTTTTCTTTGCTGTGGCAATAAAAGTAGATGTGGTAATCTGATTGGTATTGGTATTTTGGGCAATGGCACCTTTCAAGGCATCAGCCTCTAAAGTTCCAGGCATCCGCACTGCCTTAAAATTCTCGGTATACAGATCGGTACCCAGGCGATAGGTTAGATTTAAAAAGCTAAAGGGATCGTAGTTGATATTGGCCACCCCGATAAAGCGATTGATCCCACTGTTAATCGGTTTGTTTTGGATGGTCCAGTAAGGATTGTCATTCCCTCCCGGAAAAACCCTTTGCGAGCCATTCGGATTCAAATAATTGGCCATATCATTATTACGTGGCCAATATAAAGCACCCATAGTACCATTTGCACTCCCTTGCGGTACTGAAGTACGATCTGTCCGTACATAGTTAGCAGAGCCACCAACTGTAAGTTTCTCGCCTATTTTGGTATCCGCATTCACCCTGAACGATTTTCTTCTAAAATCAGAATTATCTACTATAGAGCCTTGATCTAAAAGTGATGCAGAAGTATAATAAGTGCTTCGCTCAGAACTTCCACTTACCGAAAGATCGTGGCTTTGGGAGAAGGCCGTTTTGAAGAAATTGTTCAGATTATCGTAAACGGTTTCATTTGCAGCAAATTCCGGCCCCCACGAATTTGGGGCTGTTGCGCTAAAATTACCCGCCTCGCCTTGTTTATATTTACCTTGCAACTCGGGTAGTTGGTTAACATTATCCAGCGAAAAAGTATTCTGATAAGTAACCTTTGCTGCGCCGCCAGAACCCTTTTTGGTGGTAATTACGATTGCACCTGAAGCTGCCCTGATTCCATAAAGTGCCGCAGCTGCTGGTCCTTTTAATACCGTTAATGATTCAATATCTTCTGGGTTAATATCAATGGCACGGTTTGATGCAGGTGCAGTACTGGCTACAAGCCCTGCCTGACTTACCGGTGTAGAGTTGTCAACAGGGATGCCATCAACCACAAAAAGCGGTTGGTTATTCCCACTTAGCGAGCTTCCACCCCTGATCATAATATTTGCTGATGAGCCTGGTGCACCACTTGAATTGGTGATCTGTACTCCCGCCACCTTTCCCTGCATGGCATTTACCAGATTGGGCTGTTGCGAATCGACAATTTCTTTGGCCTTAACGTTTTGGGTAGAGAAACCTAAACTTCTTACTTCCTGCTTCACACCAAATGCTGTTACGGCTACCTCATTTAGCGTTTTGGCATCTTGCTTTAGCTGGACATTAATTACCCTGTTAGCTCCAATAGGACGTTCTTCGGTTATCGAACCGATATATACGAAAACCAAAACCTGATCGCTGGTGGCTTTAATGGTATAACGACCATCAGAATCGGTGCTGATTCCTGTAGTGGATCCTTTAACTTTTACCGAAACACCAGGCAACGGCGTACCGTCATCTGCTGATGTTACTTTACCAGAAATGCTTACTTGCTGGGCAAAAATTTGCCCAATCAAAAAACACATTCCCAGAAACAAGAATAGTAGTCTTTTTTTCATAAAATTAATTAATTAAGGATTAGAAATGATGAATAAATACAAAAAACACAGATTAACACTCAGTTATCTTAAATATCAAGAATATTTTCTTACTAAAAGAAAGCATCTCAGCCTTTTTACATAAAGCTTGGCGATTGCTCAAATATGTAAACATATTCAACAAAATCAACATCGGGCAACAGTTCATCAGGATGCCATTAAGTCCCGAGAATAAAAGGGCTCCATTACCAAACCTAAATTGTTTTAGTTTAGTCCCTCATTTAGCCTGATTCTTACGTCCTGCAACACCTTTATTAACATGTAATATTGGTATTACAGCTCTGTTTTAACCCTAAAAAATACCGATTTTTAGCGTAAACAATTTAACGAAAAACAAATGAAATACCCCATTCTTTTACTGTTTGCTGTTCTGTTATCGCTCGCTGTAAAAGCCCAAAATTTTAAATATGCTTTTGTAACCGATACCCACGTTGGGTCGTCAACAGGTGAAGAAGATCTTAACCGAACTGTTGCTGATTTAAATACGCTAAATGACATCGATTTTGTGATCATTACTGGAGATATCACCGAAATGGGCACCAATAATGAGCTTAAACTGGCTAAAGATATCTTATCGAAATTAAATAAACCATATCACATTATACCCGGAAACCACGATACCGGATGGTCAGAATCAGGGGGTGTAAATTTTATCAAAGCGTTTGGCGGCGATAAATTTATTTTCGATCATAATGGCTATCGTTTTATTGCATGTGCATCTGGTCCTTACGTAAGGATGAGCGATGGACACATTCCAAGGGATGCTACTGTTTGGCTGGACAGTGTGCTTAAAGCAACACCTAAAAATATGCCCATTATTTTTGCCAATCACTACCCATTGGATAACAGCTTGGATAATTGGTACGAAGCAACAGATAAGTTAAAGAAATATAATATCCAGTATGCCATTTGCGGCCATGGACACAATAATCATCCTTATAATTTTGAAGGTATTGAAGCCACAATGGGCCGCTCTAACCTAAGGGCAAAGGATAGTATTGGTGGGTACAACATTGTAACAATGGCCAGGGATAGTGCATTTTTTCAGGTTAAAAAACCAACTCAGGATATTCTTCCTGCATGGCGAAAAATTGCACTAAAAACTTTTCAGGCTGATCCAAAAAAATATGATCGCCCTGATTTTGCCATCAACAATAAATATTCAGGCACAAAAGAAGTTTGGACTTATCACTCTAATGCCAATGTGGTAAACACACCAACCTACGCATCAAACAATGTTATTTTTGGCAATAGCTTAGGTTTGGTTGAAGCCTTAAATAAAAATACCGGAAAGAAAGTATGGACATTTAAAACCAAAGGCGCGATCTACTCATCACCAGTTGCTGTTAACAATATGGTTATCTTCGGTTCAGGGGATGGCACAATTTACGCATTAAGTGCAAAAACAGGAAAAGAAATCTGGCACAAAGAAACAACTAACTCGGTATTGGGTTCGCCGGTAATTAGCGGGCAACAGGTATATATAGGTGGCAGCGATAATACCTTTAGGGCATTGGATGTTAAAACAGGGAATGAAATATGGGCATTTAAAGAAGTAGAAGGTACAATTGTGGGCAAACCACTTATTTATCAGGGCAAAATTATTTTTGGCTCCTGGGGCAGGCATCTATACGCACTTGATATTAACAGCGGGAACTTGTTGTGGAAATGGAACAATGGCCAGGGTAACCGGATGTTTTCGCCAGCTATGGTAACGCCTGTAGCTTATAACGGCATCGTTTACATTGCAGCCCCCGACCGCTATTTAACAGCTATTGATGCTAACAATGGCAGCACGCTTTGGCGAAACAAAGAAGCTACGGTTCGGGAATCGATCGGACAATCGGCAGACAGTACCATTATTTATGGCAAAACCATGCAGGACGAAATCGTAGCTTATAAAGCGCAGGCACAAGATCCGGGTGTACTTTGGCGATATAATGTAGGCTTTGGATATGAACATGTACCCTCTATGTTGATTGAAAAGGACGGAAAGGTATTTTTTGGAACAAAGAATGGTGTTATTTATGCTATCGATCCTAAACAACAAAGCACGGTTTGGGCACACAAAATAGACAACTCAATGATCAATACCGTGAATGTGGTTGATGGAAAAAATCTTGTCGTAAGCACTATGGATGGTAAAGTAGTGTGGTTAAGCACGAAATAATAAGCATAAAAAACCTCCTCAATTTTAAGTTGAGGAGGTTATAAAAAATTTCTTTATAAAAAATTACCAGCCTGGATTTTGCTGTAGTGTATTTGAAGGATACAAACTAATCTGACCTGTTGGAATTGCCGATAAATAGTTTTTTGGATCTACAAATGTTCTGGTTAAGGTTGTTGCGTAAGGAACAATATAGCCTTCTGCATTTCTTAAAACCTTACCATTATCAGGCACTTTTGCACCTAAAAAGGCCTCAACATTTTGAGCTCTATCTAAGTATTTCCCTTTCTTCCAACGCATCAAATCCTGATACCTAAATCCGTTCATCATTAATTCTACCCTACGTTCACGTCGTATTTCCCACATCAAGGGAGAAACATCTGCATCTCTTTTCGGATCGGCAATTGCGGTTGTACCAGCAGCTACATTCCCGCCACCTGTAACGTTAAGCTTTGCAATTCCCGCGCGGGTTCTTAAAAGGTTAACTGATTTATCCATATCTGCCTGAACAAAAGTAAGCTTACCTATTTGATCAAGGATTGCGGTAATTTCTGCATAATTAAGCAAAACTTCAGGATAGTAAAAAATAGGCGCATCGGTTTCATTAAAGGGCGCTAATTGGTTGGAAGCCGGATTTAGAAATTTAGACGGACGATAACCGGTACTCGAACTATAACCGTTTACCAAAGTACCGTTATAGCACAAAAAGTTATCAATGGTACCCAATAACCGGTTATCTCTATTTGCCCTAAGTGTAGTAATGGTATTATCGCCCTGGTAAAGTGGAGATTGGCTTATTGGCAAACCATCGGTTGCAGGATAAGCCTCAACAGCTGATTTGGTTAAACCACTCATTTGGGTGGTAGCATTGGTATAACCAATTACTGAGTGCGTTAATACACCAGCTAAATATCTTTTATAAAGCAGAACCTCTTTGTTTCCTGCCAAATCCATTGAACTATAAATACTTCTATAATCAGCATTAAGGGTATATTTACCTGTCATTAGTTTTTCGCAGGCATCTTTACCCTGCGTTAAAAATTTATCAGCATCTGGCAAGGATAACTCTGTATGGTAAACTCGATAAGAGCCTTCGAAAAGGCAAATCCTGGCTTTTAAAGCCAGCGCAACGTCGCGGTTTACAACATTATCGCCATCGTTAACACGGATGTTTTCTACGGCATAATTGATATCACTTAAAACACTATCCATTACCAATTGACGGGTATCGCGAGGTTTGTAAATCACATCTGTTTGGGCAACATCTAAAGATTTGCTGATGTATGGAACTCCGCCAAAAGTTTTTACCTTATTGAAATAATCCATAGCCCTAAAAAATTTCGCAATTCCATTCCAATGCTTTTTCGCTTCATCACCCATCGGTACCTGATTAATCCGCTCTAACATGATGTTGGCTTTACGGACATAAGTCCAATCCCAATCTGCCGAAGTTGTTGGTGCGGTTAATGCAAAATTTTGGAACGTCGCCGCATTTTGATCATCTGATAGGGTTGAAAAATAAAAATCGGCAGTTGTACCTGTTCCAAAACCTGTAAACAAGGCATAAAAACCCCAGTTATAAGTCCGAACATTGTTTTCGCTCGTCCAAAAATTGTCGTCAGAAAATTGGTCGGGTGTATCTACATTTAAATCTTTGGAGCAACTAATGCCTAAGATTGCAATAAATGATAGATATAATATTGATTTAATTAATTTCATGGCTCTTATTATAATGTTAAGTTAACACCGAAAGAATATTGTCTGTTAAATGGAAAGGTACGCCCTGTATAGCCAGCTTCTCCATCTGTCATTTCAGGATCTATTGGTGCACCTACGTTCGAAATTGTTGCAAGGTTTTGTCCACTCAGGTAAATTCTAAATTTCTCAATTCCATATTTTTTCAACCAGTTATTTGGCAAGGTATAGCCGATGGTTACATTCTTTAACCGGGCATAAGCCAGGTTTAATAAATATTTAGATTGAGGGTAGAAGTTATTTCCGCTGGCCGGGAACTGAGCAATTTTAGTTGCGCTGTTGCCAATGTAAGGACGAGGATAAAATGCATTTGGATTTGAAGGTGTCCAGTAATCTAACTGGTTAGCATACATAATATCAGCATTGCCATAAGCAGGGATAATCATGGTGCCCAGGCCCCAATAATCACGCTTGCCAACACCCTGAATATATACATCGATATCAAAGCCTTTAAAAGCTCCACCTAAACGGGCACTGTATTGATACCTGGGCTGGCTATTACCAATAACCTTCAAATCGCCATGGTCGTCGGCCGTACCCTTACCTTGATTAATTACACCATCTCCATTTAAATCTTTATATTTCACATCACCTACCCCGTAAACAAAGTTTCCATTTTGCAAAGCTACCTGACTAGGAGAATTTTTCACCTCGTCTGCAGATTGGAAAAAACCTTCTGTTTCGAAACCCCAAAATTTCACCATATTGCTGTCCTACATAAAAACCATTATTTTGATAGTTGGCATTGTTTTGATAAATTAAATTAGACGGGTTATTCCATTTCGTAAATACCGTTTTATTATCTGCCAAGGTTAAGGTAGCATAGAGGTTAAGGTCTTTATTAACCGGATAGTTTAAGTCTAAACTGATTTCATAACCACGGTTTCTGAAATTTCCAGCATTAATTTTTGGTCCGGCTGTGCCAAAAGTAGATGGAACAGATGTTGACTGTAACATGCCTTTGGTATCTCGTTGATAATAATCAACCGATAAACCGATGTAACTTTTCCAGAAACGTATATCCGTACCAAAGTCTAGTGTTTGAATTTTCTCCCAGGTTAAAGACTGTGCAACTGCAATTGGCGCTGCAACTCCCTGAACCAATGTAGTACCAGATGGTGTGATCCAATTAACAGATGAACCAGTCATTGTAGGAATATAATATTGTCCCCCAACGTTTTGATTTCCTACTGAACCATAAGATGCTCTGAGTTTAAGGTCATCAACATAAGGTTTAATAAAGTTCATAAATTTTTCTTCAGTTAAACGGTAACCTGCAGAAGCTGAAGGAAAAAAGCCCCATCTATCTAATTTAGAAAAGGCTGATGAACCATCATATCTTCCGTTTACTTCCAACAAGTACTTGCCTTTGTAATCGTAGTTAAAACGTCCAAAATAACCGGCATAAGCGCCAACTGGATATGAAATGGTACCATTTACGGTACCATGGTAACCACTGGCCAATTGTGTGCCTACTGCTAATGCCAATTCACCTCTTGTAGGGTCTAAAACCGTATTTTTAGCTGCTGTAAATTGAACATTATCGTAGTTCTCGGAGTTTACACCTCCAGTAAGCTTAATATTATGATTTGTAGCAATCGTTTTTTGATACGTTGCATATGCATTCAGCGTGTTAACCATGTTTCTGGTTTCACCATAACTTACAATATCTTGCGATGCAGTTGCAATATTTGCCACAAGAGGTGGCGTGCCTGCTGTCCAGAAATCGATCGCATTTATTGGCCCTCCAACTTCATGCCTAAGCGCATTAGCTCTACCAAGCGTATAATCGGCACGGATGCTTAAATCTTTTGTGATTTTAATGGTTGCACCAAGATCTACACGACTGTAATTTTCGGTTACATTAGATGTTTGTGCGTTGGCTAGATAAGCAGGTGTATGCCTGAAATAGTTTCCATTATATTTGCCGTACGGAAAGTAAGAACCCCATCTCCAGAAATAGTACCAGTAGTTTTGGTATTGGTACGGATAATCGTACTTAAAGTTTCTGAAGAGAAGTTTCGCGTCTACATCCAACCATTTGGTTGCAGCAACATTTATCGAACCGCTGATGTTGTATTTATTAATTTCATCAGGATTTAATTTAAAAATACCACCCTCATTTGCGTAACCGCCAGATAAATAATATCCAATTTTATCGCTTCCACCTTGTAAACTCAAGTTATGGCTAGACTGAGCAGTGTAGTCTTTCAGCATTTCCTTTTTTGGGTCCCAAACTTTATAAAAATAAACACGGCCATCTACATAATCAAAATCCTGGCCTAAAATCATGTCATTACCAGTATTTGTAGCCGCATATTTATTCTGCCAGTTGGCAATGCCGTCTTTGAGTTTGGTTAACTGCATACCAAAAGTTTCGGGCGATGTTGTACCTGCTCTTACTGATGCATCATAAAGTGCCTGCAATTCTGGAACAGGATCTGCGAAATCAGCCAATACCGTTGGTTTGTTCCAAGAGAAATTGTTAGTATAAACTATTTTTGTCGGCTGGTTTTTCTTGCCCGATTTGGTTTTTATTAAAACCACTCCAAAAGCCGCTCTGGCGCCATAAATTGAAGTCGATGCTGCATCTTTTAAAACAGAAACACTTTCAATATCAGCCGGGTTAATGATGGAAAGATCGGGAGTCTCTACGTTATCAACAATAATTAACGGTCTGCTATTTCCATTTATGGAACCAACTCCCCTAATGTTAATGTTTGGCCCTGCAGTTAACCCACCATTGCCATAAGTAATGGTTAAACCAGGAACAACACCTTGTAATGCTTTTGTAGGATCGTTTAAGGGCTTGCTTCCAAAGGTTTTTGCAACATCTACCGTGGTTACTGCGCCCGTTAAGTTTGCCTTTTTCTGTGTGCCAAAGCCTACAACAACAACTTCCTGAAGCCCTTGTGAATTGGAAGCCAACGAAACATTAATTGTGTTGCCCGTACCCACAGTTTTTTCCTGAGTAGCATAACCTATAAAAGAAAATACCAAGACATCACCTTTGCTGGCTTTTATAGCATACGCTCCACTGCCATCTGTTTGTACTACGGTGGTTCCTGTTTTTATTTTAACTGAAACACCGGGTATTGGTCCATCCTCAGACGTAACCTTACCTGTAATGGTAGTTTGTTGTGCAATGGCATGAGCCAGCAACAAAAACATACCAAGAAAAATTAATAGTAGTTTTTTTTTCATAATCACCAAAGAGGAAAAAGTTTATAGTTGTTAGTTAGAACCCAGAAACACGCAAAATACCGCATATTCCTGAATTTTAAGTAAATATCACGATTGTTTTTCACTTAAATGCAAATAATTGGCGTATTCGAATTGTAATTAGTTTGATATTATTGCACAAAACCGCATAATAGCGCAATTAAGACAGGCTCTAAACACACCTTAATGTTAAAAAATTAACAAAAAAAGGCCGCCACTTAATCCAGCGGCGACCTAATAAAATAAAAGAGAGAAAAAATTATCTAATTAGAAAAAAGCCTAAATAGGGTTTTCTTACTGCATCGGTTCTGCCCGTATACCCTGTAGCAAAAGCGGTATAAATCCTTCTGTTAAGCATTGTACTTGCGCTTGTATATGTGGCAATAGTAGCTGTTCCACCCGTAGCCTTAACTGTCCAGGCCAAAGCGGTTCCGGTTAAAACCGGGCGGATAAAATATTCACTTTCTTTTAAATAGCCAACATTTGAACACACAAGCGTAGTACCATAATAAAGATCAACCGCAGGAACATTCGGCATTAGGTTCACAAATTTGTATTTTACCATTCCCGAATCTGGAAGCGCAAAACTATCAAAGGCCAATAGACTTTTTGTATTTGTTGCAGTATCCGTTAAATGCAGCGTATAAGCCTTACCTGCTTCAGCAGAAACAGCGGTTTTATATAAAACGACAGAATCCATACTTGTGCCTTTCTTAGGTATAGAGATCGACACTTCAGATGTTCCTGGCTTAATAACCAAATAATCCGGCCTTGAATCTCCTAACGTTCCATAACCTCCACCGGGATACGGATATCGGGTCTTAAGAAGCGTACTCACTCTTTGTCCATTAATATTGATCTGAACATTCGGATCTGCGGTGTAGGCTATATTGTAATTAACCTTCAACATTGCCTGATCATCTTTCAAAACTTCAAAATCACCATAGTTGATTTCGTTTTTACCACAAGAGATTACAAATGTTAAAATGCCAACCGCTAAAAATATTTTTATTATCGATTTCATGTCTATAAGTTTAATTTATGGAAGGTTAGACCAGGTTTCTTTCGTGTGATAATCCGTTTGTAGTCCTCCCCATTTAGCCAGTTCATCCTGATTCCAAATATATTCTGAACTATATCTTGGTCTTAATCTGTAGGCATATTTTCCATTGTTCCGTTCAAAAAAATCTCCAACTTCAAGTTGTTTATATGTTTTATAAACTAA from Flavobacterium sp. W4I14 includes these protein-coding regions:
- a CDS encoding TonB-linked SusC/RagA family outer membrane protein (product_source=TIGR04056; cath_funfam=2.170.130.10; cleavage_site_network=SignalP-noTM; cog=COG1629; pfam=PF00593,PF07715,PF13715; superfamily=49464,56935; tigrfam=TIGR04056; transmembrane_helix_parts=Inside_1_4,TMhelix_5_22,Outside_23_1014), with translation MKKRLLFLFLGMCFLIGQIFAQQVSISGKVTSADDGTPLPGVSVKVKGSTTGISTDSDGRYTIKATSDQVLVFVYIGSITEERPIGANRVINVQLKQDAKTLNEVAVTAFGVKQEVRSLGFSTQNVKAKEIVDSQQPNLVNAMQGKVAGVQITNSSGAPGSSANIMIRGGSSLSGNNQPLFVVDGIPVDNSTPVSQAGLVASTAPASNRAIDINPEDIESLTVLKGPAAAALYGIRAASGAIVITTKKGSGGAAKVTYQNTFSLDNVNQLPELQGKYKQGEAGNFSATAPNSWGPEFAANETVYDNLNNFFKTAFSQSHDLSVSGSSERSTYYTSASLLDQGSIVDNSDFRRKSFRVNADTKIGEKLTVGGSANYVRTDRTSVPQGSANGTMGALYWPRNNDMANYLNPNGSQRVFPGGNDNPYWTIQNKPINSGINRFIGVANINYDPFSFLNLTYRLGTDLYTENFKAVRMPGTLEADALKGAIAQNTNTNQITTSTFIATAKKTFWNDYNFSLAIGNNVENTRVQTLTANAINFIDPTFPSINNTVATDRSVSETLNRRRIVGVFGDFNFDWKNIIYVNLRARNDWTSTIPVGDNAFFYPAISTSVVLTDLLKELKLKSDDQIFSYGKIRAAYSNVGKDAPPHVTTTSLAAVTNTFTINPRGFITNANNAFGNPQLVPEFTRAFEVGADLRFIKNRFGIDFTYYRSKSDNQILATRVPPSAGAFLTYLNGGAIQNKGIEVVLNAQAIVKKDFRWTIDINFAHNKSIVKELPGALDRVELSDAWVAANAAQGAAFLNGSLFGINGNVWKRNAQGQLLLSNTGYPQVQTALANIGDRNPDFTSGITNTFNYKNFSLSFMVDIRVGGDVFNATENSLVRSGLSTKTLDRGSKVFDGIIESTGLPSALSVPLNQNYYQTIYANQGYDFVEDGSWYRLRYATLTYNMPNSFLAKTKLKGLAFTVTGRNLILITKYSGVDPEVSGSGAGVGGSGSFGFDNLGIPATRGVDMGLRLTF
- a CDS encoding outer membrane protein assembly factor BamB/predicted phosphodiesterase (product_source=COG1520/COG0622; cath_funfam=2.140.10.10,3.60.21.10; cleavage_site_network=SignalP-noTM; cog=COG0622,COG1520; pfam=PF00149,PF01011,PF13360,PF13570; smart=SM00564; superfamily=50998,56300); translated protein: MKYPILLLFAVLLSLAVKAQNFKYAFVTDTHVGSSTGEEDLNRTVADLNTLNDIDFVIITGDITEMGTNNELKLAKDILSKLNKPYHIIPGNHDTGWSESGGVNFIKAFGGDKFIFDHNGYRFIACASGPYVRMSDGHIPRDATVWLDSVLKATPKNMPIIFANHYPLDNSLDNWYEATDKLKKYNIQYAICGHGHNNHPYNFEGIEATMGRSNLRAKDSIGGYNIVTMARDSAFFQVKKPTQDILPAWRKIALKTFQADPKKYDRPDFAINNKYSGTKEVWTYHSNANVVNTPTYASNNVIFGNSLGLVEALNKNTGKKVWTFKTKGAIYSSPVAVNNMVIFGSGDGTIYALSAKTGKEIWHKETTNSVLGSPVISGQQVYIGGSDNTFRALDVKTGNEIWAFKEVEGTIVGKPLIYQGKIIFGSWGRHLYALDINSGNLLWKWNNGQGNRMFSPAMVTPVAYNGIVYIAAPDRYLTAIDANNGSTLWRNKEATVRESIGQSADSTIIYGKTMQDEIVAYKAQAQDPGVLWRYNVGFGYEHVPSMLIEKDGKVFFGTKNGVIYAIDPKQQSTVWAHKIDNSMINTVNVVDGKNLVVSTMDGKVVWLSTK
- a CDS encoding hypothetical protein (product_source=Hypo-rule applied; ko=KO:K21572; pfam=PF07980,PF14322; superfamily=48452), with translation MKLIKSILYLSFIAILGISCSKDLNVDTPDQFSDDNFWTSENNVRTYNWGFYALFTGFGTGTTADFYFSTLSDDQNAATFQNFALTAPTTSADWDWTYVRKANIMLERINQVPMGDEAKKHWNGIAKFFRAMDYFNKVKTFGGVPYISKSLDVAQTDVIYKPRDTRQLVMDSVLSDINYAVENIRVNDGDNVVNRDVALALKARICLFEGSYRVYHTELSLPDADKFLTQGKDACEKLMTGKYTLNADYRSIYSSMDLAGNKEVLLYKRYLAGVLTHSVIGYTNATTQMSGLTKSAVEAYPATDGLPISQSPLYQGDNTITTLRANRDNRLLGTIDNFLCYNGTLVNGYSSSTGYRPSKFLNPASNQLAPFNETDAPIFYYPEVLLNYAEITAILDQIGKLTFVQADMDKSVNLLRTRAGIAKLNVTGGGNVAAGTTAIADPKRDADVSPLMWEIRRERRVELMMNGFRYQDLMRWKKGKYLDRAQNVEAFLGAKVPDNGKVLRNAEGYIVPYATTLTRTFVDPKNYLSAIPTGQISLYPSNTLQQNPGW
- a CDS encoding hypothetical protein (product_source=Hypo-rule applied; superfamily=56935), which codes for MVKFWGFETEGFFQSADEVKNSPSQVALQNGNFVYGVGDVKYKDLNGDGVINQGKGTADDHGDLKVIGNSQPRYQYSARLGGAFKGFDIDVYIQGVGKRDYWGLGTMIIPAYGNADIMYANQLDYWTPSNPNAFYPRPYIGNSATKIAQFPASGNNFYPQSKYLLNLAYARLKNVTIGYTLPNNWLKKYGIEKFRIYLSGQNLATISNVGAPIDPEMTDGEAGYTGRTFPFNRQYSFGVNLTL
- a CDS encoding TonB-linked SusC/RagA family outer membrane protein (product_source=TIGR04056; cath_funfam=2.170.130.10; cleavage_site_network=SignalP-noTM; cog=COG1629; pfam=PF00593,PF07715,PF13715; superfamily=49464,56935; tigrfam=TIGR04056; transmembrane_helix_parts=Inside_1_4,TMhelix_5_22,Outside_23_856) codes for the protein MKKKLLLIFLGMFLLLAHAIAQQTTITGKVTSEDGPIPGVSVKIKTGTTVVQTDGSGAYAIKASKGDVLVFSFIGYATQEKTVGTGNTINVSLASNSQGLQEVVVVGFGTQKKANLTGAVTTVDVAKTFGSKPLNDPTKALQGVVPGLTITYGNGGLTAGPNINIRGVGSINGNSRPLIIVDNVETPDLSIINPADIESVSVLKDAASTSIYGARAAFGVVLIKTKSGKKNQPTKIVYTNNFSWNKPTVLADFADPVPELQALYDASVRAGTTSPETFGMQLTKLKDGIANWQNKYAATNTGNDMILGQDFDYVDGRVYFYKVWDPKKEMLKDYTAQSSHNLSLQGGSDKIGYYLSGGYANEGGIFKLNPDEINKYNISGSINVAATKWLDVDAKLLFRNFKYDYPYQYQNYWYYFWRWGSYFPYGKYNGNYFRHTPAYLANAQTSNVTENYSRVDLGATIKITKDLSIRADYTLGRANALRHEVGGPINAIDFWTAGTPPLVANIATASQDIVSYGETRNMVNTLNAYATYQKTIATNHNIKLTGGVNSENYDNVQFTAAKNTVLDPTRGELALAVGTQLASGYHGTVNGTISYPVGAYAGYFGRFNYDYKGKYLLEVNGRYDGSSAFSKLDRWGFFPSASAGYRLTEEKFMNFIKPYVDDLKLRASYGSVGNQNVGGQYYIPTMTGSSVNWITPSGTTLVQGVAAPIAVAQSLTWEKIQTLDFGTDIRFWKSYIGLSVDYYQRDTKGMLQSTSVPSTFGTAGPKINAGNFRNRGYEISLDLNYPVNKDLNLYATLTLADNKTVFTKWNNPSNLIYQNNANYQNNGFYVGQQYGEILGFRNRRFFPICRRGEKFS
- a CDS encoding hypothetical protein (product_source=Hypo-rule applied; pfam=PF14344; superfamily=49785) produces the protein MKSIIKIFLAVGILTFVISCGKNEINYGDFEVLKDDQAMLKVNYNIAYTADPNVQININGQRVSTLLKTRYPYPGGGYGTLGDSRPDYLVIKPGTSEVSISIPKKGTSMDSVVLYKTAVSAEAGKAYTLHLTDTATNTKSLLAFDSFALPDSGMVKYKFVNLMPNVPAVDLYYGTTLVCSNVGYLKESEYFIRPVLTGTALAWTVKATGGTATIATYTSASTMLNRRIYTAFATGYTGRTDAVRKPYLGFFLIR